A genome region from Methanobacterium subterraneum includes the following:
- a CDS encoding DNA alkylation repair protein, giving the protein MDYHEIIQKLESLSSPEDVEGMARFGISPEKTYAVRIPDLRKIAKTVGKDHHLAAQLWKAGYRETRILACMIDDPKQLTSEQMDRWTSEFDYWEICDQCCMKLFRMTPYAYEKVFQWSQRKEEFVKRAAFTLIAVLAVHDKKAADEKFEQFFPLIIREATDNRNYVKKGVNWALRHIGKRNIELNKKAIIVSEEIQKIHSKSAKWIAADALRELESEKVQERLHRKTN; this is encoded by the coding sequence ATGGATTATCATGAAATCATCCAGAAACTGGAATCACTCTCCAGCCCGGAGGATGTGGAGGGTATGGCCCGTTTTGGTATCAGCCCGGAAAAAACCTATGCAGTCCGCATCCCAGATCTAAGAAAGATTGCAAAAACTGTGGGAAAGGATCATCATCTGGCAGCACAGCTCTGGAAAGCAGGATATAGAGAGACCCGGATACTGGCCTGTATGATTGACGACCCTAAACAGCTTACCTCAGAACAAATGGATCGGTGGACTTCTGAATTTGATTACTGGGAGATATGTGACCAGTGCTGCATGAAATTATTCCGTATGACGCCATATGCCTATGAAAAAGTATTCCAATGGAGCCAGCGGAAGGAAGAATTCGTTAAAAGGGCTGCCTTCACATTAATAGCAGTCCTGGCAGTCCATGATAAAAAGGCAGCTGATGAAAAATTCGAACAATTCTTCCCATTAATAATCCGGGAGGCAACTGACAACCGTAATTATGTTAAAAAGGGTGTTAATTGGGCTTTAAGACACATAGGGAAAAGGAATATTGAATTGAATAAGAAAGCCATCATAGTATCTGAGGAAATTCAGAAAATTCATTCAAAGAGTGCTAAATGGATAGCGGCAGATGCTTTAAGGGAGCTTGAAAGTGAGAAAGTTCAGGAAAGGTTACATAGAAAAACTAATTAA
- a CDS encoding AEC family transporter, whose protein sequence is MNSYETIIAIVIMIIIGYVCRRLDFLKAEDTQTLNKIVVHIAIPALIFLTMFNADLSNIKTFGTITLICITVGLISGIIAYAFTYLKGYSPETRWGVVVASTLFNSGFLGYPVTLGVFGAAGLVRAVFFDVGSTILFILFGIFFLILYGGRYQDIIKRSIFFPPLLAVIIGLLANLFHLPLGSVIPSVLDYLGGAAIPMIMLSLGLSLEFRGIKEYFGVASFVSVLKLVISPIIAMIVVGLVGLSGLDRTVTIVEAGMPSAMLSLVLAINYDLDMKATAACIFLTTSLSIISLTLLILFL, encoded by the coding sequence ATGAACTCCTATGAAACTATCATTGCCATTGTAATAATGATTATAATTGGCTATGTATGCCGTAGACTTGATTTTTTAAAGGCTGAAGATACCCAAACCCTTAACAAGATTGTAGTTCACATTGCAATTCCTGCCCTGATATTTCTAACCATGTTCAATGCTGATTTATCTAATATTAAAACTTTCGGTACTATTACCCTTATATGTATAACAGTGGGCTTAATATCTGGAATCATCGCTTATGCATTCACTTATCTTAAGGGTTACTCCCCAGAAACCAGGTGGGGTGTGGTGGTGGCATCCACCCTCTTCAACTCAGGATTTTTAGGGTATCCAGTCACCTTGGGGGTTTTTGGGGCTGCAGGACTGGTAAGGGCAGTATTCTTTGATGTGGGATCCACCATACTATTCATATTATTCGGGATATTCTTTTTAATCTTATACGGCGGCAGATACCAGGATATAATCAAACGATCCATTTTCTTCCCACCATTACTGGCAGTGATCATAGGGTTGCTTGCTAATTTATTTCATCTACCACTGGGATCGGTTATTCCAAGTGTCCTTGACTACCTGGGTGGTGCTGCAATACCTATGATAATGCTATCATTAGGCCTTTCACTGGAATTTAGGGGTATTAAAGAATATTTTGGTGTAGCATCCTTTGTTTCAGTACTTAAACTAGTTATATCCCCGATTATTGCCATGATCGTTGTGGGATTGGTGGGGCTATCTGGCCTGGACCGAACAGTTACCATTGTGGAGGCAGGTATGCCTTCGGCAATGCTCAGCCTGGTCTTGGCCATCAACTATGACCTGGATATGAAGGCAACTGCAGCCTGCATATTCCTAACCACATCACTCAGCATAATATCCCTTACTCTCTTAATTCTATTCCTATGA
- a CDS encoding prenyltransferase/squalene oxidase repeat-containing protein, whose translation MNDWKEYLNSDPTQWLLEDDNPSVRYFTLLDILDKPQNDSQVIHARQNIMNNGVVPKILAKQESSGYWGVPENFYVRGKYKGTSWQLIILAELGADGNDERIKRACEFILEKSQDPQSGAFSYISHKKDGHGDPERVLPCLTANMAWSLIRLGYLGDDRIQKALQWLIKYQRFDDEPGKAPDEWPYNRWKQCWGERTCHSIIVKSLKAFAEIPEDKRTPEISDYIVKGVEHMLNHHIHKRNHPPVRGSFKWLEFGFPLMWSIDALEVLEILTRLGYNDERMHESLKAMISKQDHEGRWILENTFNGRFQTNIERKGKPSKWITLNALRVLKRFYP comes from the coding sequence ATGAATGATTGGAAAGAATATTTAAATTCAGATCCAACCCAGTGGCTACTGGAAGATGATAATCCTTCAGTTAGATATTTCACCCTGTTGGATATCCTGGATAAACCCCAAAACGACTCCCAAGTGATTCATGCCAGACAAAATATAATGAATAATGGTGTTGTACCTAAAATACTGGCCAAACAGGAGTCAAGTGGATACTGGGGTGTTCCTGAGAATTTTTATGTTCGTGGTAAATACAAGGGGACTTCCTGGCAGTTAATAATCCTGGCAGAGCTTGGAGCGGATGGTAATGATGAAAGAATTAAAAGAGCCTGTGAATTCATCCTTGAAAAATCCCAGGACCCACAAAGTGGTGCATTTTCATATATTAGCCACAAGAAAGATGGGCATGGTGATCCCGAAAGAGTTTTACCCTGCCTCACCGCCAATATGGCGTGGAGTCTCATTCGATTAGGATATTTAGGTGATGATCGCATTCAAAAAGCTCTCCAGTGGCTTATAAAATACCAACGCTTCGATGATGAACCGGGAAAAGCCCCTGATGAATGGCCTTATAACAGGTGGAAACAATGCTGGGGGGAACGCACCTGCCACAGTATAATTGTAAAATCACTCAAAGCCTTTGCAGAAATCCCTGAGGATAAAAGAACTCCTGAAATCTCCGATTACATTGTTAAGGGCGTGGAACATATGTTGAACCACCATATCCATAAAAGAAACCATCCTCCGGTCAGGGGTAGTTTTAAATGGTTGGAATTCGGTTTCCCTTTGATGTGGAGTATAGATGCCCTGGAAGTTCTGGAAATACTCACTCGGTTGGGTTATAATGATGAAAGAATGCATGAATCCCTGAAGGCTATGATCTCCAAACAGGACCATGAAGGCCGGTGGATCCTGGAGAACACCTTCAATGGAAGATTCCAAACCAATATTGAACGTAAGGGAAAACCCAGTAAATGGATTACTCTAAATGCATTAAGAGTATTGAAACGTTTCTATCCTTAA
- a CDS encoding TIGR00341 family protein — translation MTLRLIEMVIPQGYQKEVLELLQKCNIIEIFDLKAGNDLILFKVLLTTEDSESTLDKLEKRFSHLNGFRILILPVQASIPRIDETSNGENGLSPDEESVAAERISREELYTNVLAVSKPTKIYLLMTILSSLVASIGVLNNNVAVIIGAMVIAPLLGPNMGLSLATVLKDHDLARVSIKSIVAGVGISIIISVIIGVLVTFDPSIPAIALRTDVALAGIFLAFASGIAGSIAFTTDVSSALIGVMVAVALLPPLSVFGLLLGSGHYYLATGAFLLFLVNLVCINLSGLITFYVQRIKPLKTWDAFKAYKITYLAMGIWAFILIILLVLIQIRKII, via the coding sequence GTGACGTTACGTTTAATAGAGATGGTTATTCCCCAGGGATATCAAAAAGAAGTTTTGGAATTGCTTCAAAAATGCAATATTATAGAAATATTTGATTTGAAGGCAGGTAATGATTTAATATTGTTTAAGGTCCTTCTAACTACTGAAGACAGTGAAAGCACCCTTGATAAATTGGAAAAACGTTTTTCCCATTTAAATGGTTTTAGAATACTTATTCTCCCAGTGCAAGCATCCATACCTCGAATTGATGAAACTTCCAATGGAGAAAATGGATTATCTCCCGATGAAGAATCAGTTGCTGCAGAAAGAATAAGTCGTGAAGAGTTATATACCAATGTTTTAGCGGTAAGCAAACCCACAAAAATCTACTTACTCATGACGATTTTATCGTCACTGGTAGCCAGCATTGGTGTTTTGAATAATAATGTGGCGGTGATTATTGGGGCCATGGTAATTGCCCCTCTTTTAGGCCCTAATATGGGATTATCCCTAGCTACAGTTCTTAAAGATCATGATCTTGCCCGTGTTTCTATTAAAAGCATCGTTGCTGGTGTGGGGATTTCCATAATTATTTCGGTGATCATTGGAGTGTTGGTAACATTCGATCCTTCTATTCCGGCCATAGCCCTGCGAACCGATGTTGCCCTGGCTGGGATTTTCCTGGCTTTTGCATCAGGAATAGCAGGATCCATTGCATTTACCACCGATGTATCCAGTGCACTTATTGGGGTGATGGTGGCAGTAGCCCTGCTCCCTCCTTTATCTGTTTTCGGCCTTCTATTAGGTTCTGGCCATTATTATCTGGCAACAGGTGCTTTTTTACTCTTTTTAGTTAATTTAGTCTGTATAAACCTATCTGGCCTCATAACATTCTATGTTCAGAGAATAAAACCTTTAAAGACATGGGATGCTTTTAAAGCATATAAAATAACCTATCTGGCCATGGGGATATGGGCCTTTATTCTCATTATCCTCCTGGTACTTATACAGATCAGGAAAATTATCTAA
- a CDS encoding TIGR00341 family protein, whose amino-acid sequence MAYRLIIATIPQEKRRDNIDELLERYEVLSMWYGDSSDGQMILNILIRREKTEAILNLLQEHCSDVEGFRVILVPVEASIPLPEVPVRILPEEQEEEDTLIVDGLVDRLGSKELVDRLSRQEIYADISDISRVSNVYIVMIILSSLVAAIGVLNNNVAVIIGAMVIAPLFGPNIALSLATVLGDMDLAINTLKTNLTGISTALAISVLLGFFSEVDPTIPELFLRTNVGLGSVTLALSSGIVGALAFTRGFRTTLVGVMVAVALLPPLVTFGLLLGSGNFYPASGALLLFLVNLVCINLAGVITFITQRIHPILPEKVGKAKKMTNMALIIWIFLLAVFVILIFQRRGVFDVVRL is encoded by the coding sequence ATGGCTTATCGTTTGATTATAGCAACAATACCTCAAGAAAAAAGAAGGGACAATATAGATGAGCTTTTAGAGAGGTATGAAGTGCTTTCCATGTGGTATGGGGACTCATCAGATGGGCAAATGATTTTAAACATACTGATTCGCCGTGAAAAAACTGAAGCCATACTCAATCTTCTTCAGGAACATTGCTCTGATGTGGAGGGATTCAGAGTTATTCTGGTCCCAGTTGAAGCATCCATACCTCTACCTGAAGTACCGGTAAGGATATTACCTGAAGAACAGGAAGAGGAAGACACTCTCATTGTAGATGGGTTGGTAGATAGGTTGGGTTCTAAGGAACTGGTGGACCGGTTGAGCCGTCAGGAAATATATGCAGATATATCTGATATTTCCCGTGTTTCAAATGTATACATTGTAATGATCATATTATCTTCACTGGTTGCTGCCATTGGTGTTTTGAATAATAACGTGGCAGTTATCATTGGGGCTATGGTTATAGCACCTCTTTTTGGGCCTAACATAGCTTTATCCCTGGCAACAGTGCTTGGAGATATGGATCTGGCTATCAATACCCTCAAAACTAATCTAACTGGAATCAGCACTGCACTGGCAATATCAGTGTTGCTTGGTTTCTTTTCAGAGGTGGATCCAACCATTCCCGAACTTTTCCTGAGAACTAATGTAGGTCTGGGAAGTGTTACTCTGGCTCTGTCTTCAGGGATTGTGGGTGCTCTGGCTTTCACTCGGGGTTTTAGAACCACTTTAGTGGGAGTTATGGTGGCAGTGGCATTACTCCCTCCACTGGTTACCTTTGGATTACTTTTAGGTTCTGGGAATTTCTATCCCGCATCCGGAGCTCTTTTACTCTTTTTAGTAAACCTGGTGTGCATCAATTTAGCAGGGGTTATAACATTCATCACCCAGAGAATACACCCCATCCTTCCAGAAAAAGTTGGTAAAGCTAAAAAAATGACAAATATGGCATTAATTATATGGATTTTTTTATTAGCAGTATTTGTTATTTTGATTTTCCAGAGGAGAGGTGTTTTTGATGTGGTTAGATTATGA
- a CDS encoding sulfite exporter TauE/SafE family protein, with translation MLLFFIAAFISIFVGTIAGFGTSILFLPIALIFVDFKSALVMVAITHLAGNSGAATFFRQGLDKGLILLFGVPSVILTVLGAYIVTYIPQNILTALLGISLLIFSIYSFKNPDFKVNATKINTILGGSLSGFLQGFMGVGGPLRGSFLISYGLDKTTYIATLAAVAVLIDLARIPVYFSSNLLDVQFYYCIPPLIVIGILGSYTGKKVVKKIPQDTFRKIILVAIGISSLMLIYSGIYPALYIN, from the coding sequence ATGTTATTATTTTTTATAGCCGCTTTTATATCCATATTTGTGGGTACAATAGCTGGTTTTGGAACATCTATCCTATTTCTTCCCATTGCACTTATTTTCGTGGACTTTAAAAGTGCATTGGTAATGGTGGCCATTACCCATCTGGCTGGGAACTCTGGGGCAGCCACATTTTTCCGCCAGGGCTTAGATAAAGGGTTAATTTTGCTTTTTGGTGTTCCCAGTGTAATCCTAACTGTGCTGGGTGCTTACATTGTAACCTACATTCCTCAAAATATTTTAACCGCCCTATTGGGGATATCCTTACTTATATTTTCTATTTATTCCTTCAAAAATCCTGATTTTAAAGTTAATGCCACTAAAATTAACACCATCCTTGGAGGAAGTTTATCAGGATTTTTACAAGGGTTTATGGGAGTAGGTGGTCCCTTAAGAGGTTCTTTTCTTATTTCTTATGGTCTGGATAAAACTACATACATAGCAACGTTAGCTGCCGTAGCAGTTTTGATTGATTTGGCCAGGATCCCTGTCTATTTTTCCAGTAATCTGCTGGATGTTCAATTTTATTATTGCATCCCTCCCTTAATTGTGATTGGTATTTTAGGATCATACACTGGGAAGAAAGTGGTAAAAAAAATTCCTCAAGATACTTTCAGAAAAATTATATTGGTTGCAATTGGAATATCAAGCTTAATGTTAATTTACAGTGGAATTTATCCAGCTCTATACATTAACTGA
- a CDS encoding YbaN family protein produces METKRLFFFSLGATLLGVGAVGVVVPVLPTTPLVLASFFCFTKSSKRAERWISNNRYFGSYIENYQTKQGVPLDVKIKSVAFLWITLIISCYIFQDRSYLLILLPLVGFAVTIHILLLKTKSDENQSIPEKQISSL; encoded by the coding sequence ATGGAAACCAAGCGTTTATTTTTCTTCAGTTTAGGTGCAACCCTGCTGGGGGTAGGGGCTGTGGGGGTGGTCGTTCCAGTATTACCCACCACACCCCTTGTTCTGGCATCGTTTTTCTGCTTTACCAAAAGCTCCAAAAGAGCGGAAAGATGGATATCCAATAATCGCTACTTTGGAAGTTACATTGAAAACTACCAGACCAAACAGGGAGTGCCTTTAGATGTTAAAATTAAAAGTGTTGCCTTTTTATGGATAACTCTAATTATATCCTGCTATATTTTCCAGGATAGAAGTTATCTTCTCATATTATTACCACTAGTTGGTTTTGCTGTCACCATACACATACTTCTACTAAAAACAAAATCAGATGAAAATCAGAGTATTCCAGAAAAACAGATATCTTCCCTCTAA
- the afpA gene encoding archaeoflavoprotein AfpA, with amino-acid sequence MVKKKKIAWGITGAGDKILETMKVMEKIRLEFEDQVDIEVFISKSGDQVVKYYGISNDIESNFDRVWVEINANAPFLAGNIQLGKYEFMLVAPATSNTVAKIAMRMGDTLISNAAIMGQKADVPIYILPSDVEEGVTITQLPDGKDLKITIRKEDVEHVEKLAKMYETYIIKDPHELVGVFRKHFPE; translated from the coding sequence ATGGTAAAAAAGAAAAAAATTGCTTGGGGAATTACCGGTGCCGGTGATAAAATACTGGAAACCATGAAGGTCATGGAGAAAATACGGTTGGAATTCGAGGATCAGGTGGACATTGAAGTATTCATCTCCAAATCCGGAGATCAGGTGGTGAAATATTATGGGATATCCAATGATATAGAAAGCAACTTTGACCGGGTTTGGGTTGAAATCAATGCCAATGCACCATTTTTAGCTGGTAATATCCAGTTAGGTAAATATGAATTCATGTTAGTTGCACCAGCCACCTCCAACACCGTGGCCAAGATCGCCATGCGAATGGGTGACACACTAATCTCCAACGCAGCCATAATGGGCCAAAAAGCTGATGTTCCCATCTACATATTACCTTCTGATGTTGAAGAGGGTGTTACTATCACCCAGCTTCCAGATGGGAAGGATCTGAAGATCACCATCCGCAAGGAAGATGTGGAACATGTGGAAAAACTGGCCAAGATGTATGAAACCTATATTATTAAGGATCCCCATGAACTGGTGGGAGTATTCAGGAAACATTTCCCGGAATAA
- a CDS encoding catalase, translating to MKNEKLTSNKGHPVPNDQASITTGEGSSYTMLQDVNLIEKLAHFDRERIPERVVHAKGAGAYGYFEVTHDLSQYTRARFLSEIGKKTELFIRFSTVGGERGSADTARDPRGFAIKFYTEEGNYDLVGNNTPIFFIRDAVKFPDFIHTQKRHPKTNLPDADMFWDFLSLTPESVHQVTILFSDRGTPYSFRYMDGFSSHTYMWYNEENEYVWVKVHIKSVLGNKTFTNDEAVQMAGENPNHATEDLYDAIESADYPEWKVYVQIMKPEEAANYQFDPFDITKVWYHADYPLIPLGKIVLNRAPENFFAEVEQAAFSPSNFVPGIGPSPDRLLQGRLFSYEDTQRHRLGANFHQIPVNRAKNSEIANYERDGPMNVDDNGGSSPNYYPNSMNGPEPDASFSPPAIEVQAVIARHTRPTGDVDFVQAGELYRRVLDDEAKTNLVSNIVGHLVDAKENIQYRQTSLFYKCDVEYGTRVAEGIGLDVGRVKELAEMTQGERVEATKI from the coding sequence TTGAAAAACGAAAAACTAACCAGCAACAAGGGGCATCCAGTGCCCAATGACCAGGCATCCATAACCACGGGTGAAGGATCCAGTTACACCATGCTTCAGGATGTTAACCTCATAGAAAAACTGGCTCATTTTGACCGGGAACGGATACCTGAAAGGGTGGTACATGCCAAAGGAGCCGGGGCTTACGGATACTTTGAAGTAACCCATGACCTTTCTCAGTACACCCGGGCCAGGTTCCTATCGGAAATTGGAAAAAAAACTGAATTGTTCATCCGCTTTTCAACAGTAGGCGGCGAACGGGGTTCAGCCGACACGGCACGTGATCCACGTGGATTTGCAATCAAATTCTACACTGAAGAAGGAAACTACGACTTGGTGGGGAACAACACGCCCATTTTCTTTATTAGAGATGCTGTGAAATTCCCGGACTTCATCCATACCCAGAAAAGACACCCTAAAACCAACCTACCTGATGCGGACATGTTCTGGGACTTTTTATCACTAACTCCAGAATCAGTTCACCAGGTAACCATCCTTTTCTCAGACCGGGGAACACCTTACTCCTTCCGTTACATGGATGGATTCTCCAGCCACACCTACATGTGGTACAATGAGGAGAATGAGTACGTATGGGTTAAAGTTCATATAAAATCAGTGCTGGGCAATAAGACTTTCACCAATGATGAAGCAGTTCAAATGGCTGGGGAAAATCCTAACCATGCCACTGAAGACCTTTACGATGCAATAGAATCCGCTGATTATCCTGAGTGGAAAGTGTACGTTCAGATAATGAAACCAGAAGAGGCAGCTAACTACCAGTTCGATCCCTTCGACATAACCAAAGTATGGTACCATGCGGATTATCCACTGATCCCACTGGGTAAAATCGTGTTGAACCGTGCTCCCGAAAACTTCTTTGCTGAAGTGGAGCAGGCAGCATTCTCCCCCTCCAACTTCGTACCGGGAATAGGTCCCTCACCAGACAGACTACTCCAGGGAAGACTATTCTCTTATGAAGACACCCAGCGGCACAGGTTAGGTGCAAATTTCCACCAAATACCTGTAAACCGGGCTAAAAATTCTGAAATCGCCAATTACGAACGTGATGGTCCAATGAATGTGGATGATAATGGAGGATCCAGTCCCAACTATTATCCTAACTCAATGAACGGACCGGAACCAGATGCATCTTTCAGTCCTCCGGCCATAGAAGTGCAAGCAGTCATTGCAAGACACACCAGGCCAACTGGGGATGTTGATTTTGTCCAGGCCGGTGAACTCTACCGGAGGGTTCTGGATGATGAGGCTAAAACCAACCTGGTCTCCAATATCGTAGGACATTTGGTAGATGCTAAAGAAAATATACAGTACCGTCAAACTTCCCTATTCTACAAATGTGATGTGGAGTATGGAACCCGGGTTGCAGAAGGTATTGGGCTGGATGTTGGAAGGGTGAAAGAATTGGCAGAAATGACCCAAGGAGAAAGAGTGGAAGCAACCAAAATTTAA
- a CDS encoding Fur family transcriptional regulator yields MEEKLKEEKIKITPQRRELIRKLKELEETHPSFNRIYQAVKETQPNVSRSTVHDNLKLLVQRGIIRSFNYKGETRYEMSQNPHVNLAEFNKDIIDIKNEKVNEKLDEIMNILKEEEGIEIKSLLVLVEK; encoded by the coding sequence ATGGAAGAGAAATTAAAAGAAGAAAAAATCAAAATTACTCCCCAGAGAAGGGAACTTATTAGAAAGTTAAAAGAACTGGAAGAAACACACCCCTCCTTCAACCGGATCTACCAGGCTGTTAAAGAGACACAACCAAATGTAAGTCGTTCCACAGTACATGATAATCTTAAACTGCTGGTCCAACGAGGAATTATAAGAAGTTTCAATTATAAAGGTGAAACTCGCTATGAAATGAGTCAGAACCCCCATGTAAACCTGGCTGAATTCAATAAAGATATTATTGATATTAAAAATGAAAAAGTCAATGAAAAGTTAGATGAAATCATGAATATTTTAAAGGAAGAAGAAGGTATTGAGATCAAATCATTGTTAGTACTGGTTGAGAAATAA
- a CDS encoding DUF2769 domain-containing protein, with the protein MDAFEKLIDKLNHLDGEKRLKTLEELEGDCVCPICPSYNDCAKEKDENVFCITGKSEGCINMELGCLCPTCPLAQKYQIGMMNNFYCHRGSETEQK; encoded by the coding sequence ATGGATGCATTTGAAAAATTGATAGACAAACTGAATCATTTGGATGGAGAAAAACGTTTAAAGACACTTGAAGAATTAGAAGGGGACTGTGTCTGCCCTATTTGCCCCAGCTATAATGATTGTGCTAAAGAAAAGGATGAAAATGTTTTCTGCATCACCGGAAAAAGTGAGGGTTGCATTAACATGGAACTGGGTTGCCTGTGCCCTACCTGCCCTCTGGCCCAGAAATACCAGATTGGGATGATGAACAACTTTTACTGCCACCGTGGCTCAGAAACCGAACAAAAATAA
- a CDS encoding small multi-drug export protein gives MSLEAIIIIFTASLVELWLAIPLGLVMGVNPIIITIVSSAGAITAAIVVTILGDNLRTRLLKWRYGDENALQETRLYKVWNKYGVVGLGLLSPLIFGAPLGAAVGIGLGAQKNSLIIWMSIGIILWSIGLTVAGSTGILTLEQMIK, from the coding sequence ATGAGTCTGGAAGCCATCATCATAATATTTACAGCCAGCTTGGTAGAACTATGGCTGGCCATTCCCCTAGGGCTGGTTATGGGGGTAAACCCAATAATAATCACTATTGTATCTTCAGCAGGCGCCATAACGGCCGCGATTGTTGTTACAATCCTGGGAGATAATTTAAGAACTCGTCTACTGAAATGGAGATATGGTGATGAAAATGCTTTACAAGAAACCCGGTTGTATAAGGTGTGGAATAAATACGGAGTAGTAGGTCTTGGCTTATTATCACCCCTGATTTTTGGCGCTCCACTGGGTGCTGCGGTGGGAATTGGATTAGGGGCTCAGAAAAACAGCCTAATAATATGGATGAGTATAGGAATTATCCTATGGAGTATTGGATTAACTGTTGCCGGATCAACGGGAATATTAACCCTTGAACAAATGATTAAATAA
- a CDS encoding inositol-3-phosphate synthase, giving the protein MEKIRVAIIGIGNCASSLIQGIYYYADKKPEEAIGLMHWEIEGYKPSDIEVVAAFDIDARKVGMDVNEAIYAPPNCTTVFCPDIKPSGVKVDMGCVLDGVAPHMAEYPENHTFVVSDDSEKGKEDIVKILQDTGAEILLNYLPVGSEKAARFYAECALDAGCAYINCMPVFIVSDPEWSARFEEKGIPMVGDDIKAQIGATITHRTLANLFRDRGVELERTYQLNTGGNTDFLNMLNRDRLDSKKESKTEAVQSVLGERMDPENIHIGPSDYVPWQKDNKLCFLRMEGKTFGDVPMNIELRLSVEDSPNSAGCVIDAIRCCKLALERGIGGQLTSISAYTMKHPPEQFTDDEAVQMVEEFIAGERER; this is encoded by the coding sequence TTGGAAAAGATAAGGGTAGCGATAATTGGTATAGGCAATTGTGCCAGTTCACTGATCCAGGGTATTTACTACTATGCGGATAAAAAGCCAGAAGAAGCAATAGGCTTGATGCACTGGGAAATTGAAGGATACAAACCATCAGATATAGAAGTGGTGGCTGCATTTGATATTGACGCTCGTAAGGTTGGGATGGACGTAAACGAAGCTATCTACGCCCCACCGAACTGCACCACAGTATTCTGTCCAGATATTAAACCAAGTGGTGTGAAAGTGGATATGGGCTGTGTTCTAGATGGTGTAGCTCCACACATGGCAGAATATCCTGAAAATCATACATTTGTAGTTTCAGATGACTCTGAAAAGGGTAAAGAAGATATTGTGAAAATACTTCAGGATACAGGAGCGGAAATCCTTTTAAACTATCTCCCTGTGGGATCAGAGAAGGCAGCCCGTTTCTATGCAGAATGTGCCCTGGACGCCGGTTGCGCATACATTAACTGCATGCCAGTATTCATTGTCAGTGACCCCGAATGGTCTGCTCGTTTTGAAGAAAAGGGAATACCCATGGTTGGAGATGATATTAAAGCCCAGATCGGGGCAACCATTACCCACCGAACCCTGGCCAACCTTTTCCGAGATAGGGGTGTGGAACTGGAACGGACTTATCAGCTAAACACCGGTGGAAACACTGATTTTTTGAACATGCTTAACCGTGACCGGTTGGATTCCAAAAAGGAATCAAAAACGGAGGCAGTGCAGTCTGTGTTGGGAGAGAGGATGGATCCGGAAAACATTCACATCGGCCCCTCCGATTACGTGCCCTGGCAAAAGGATAACAAACTCTGCTTCCTCAGGATGGAGGGAAAAACCTTTGGGGACGTACCCATGAACATCGAACTCCGTCTCAGTGTGGAAGACTCACCCAACTCAGCAGGGTGTGTTATAGATGCCATCAGGTGCTGTAAGTTGGCACTGGAAAGAGGTATCGGAGGACAACTCACATCCATCAGCGCTTACACCATGAAGCACCCCCCGGAACAGTTCACTGATGATGAGGCTGTGCAGATGGTGGAGGAGTTTATTGCGGGTGAACGGGAACGATAA